The genomic stretch CTGTTATCTGACATCTAAAGTGTGGAGAGTTACAGTGGAGGAAGGATATCCTTTTATCTCATCAGCAATGTTTGCCAGAACTCTTTACAAAAGAGGAAATAGGTATACAATGCATCCCCTTCCTCATCTGTGATCTGTGGTTTGTAGTTTGCCTGTGTCTGGTGACGGTAGTGGTGTTGGACAAGATGGGGGCAGGATGATCAGTCACCTTTTTCAGGGCAGTTGAGCACATGCTGTGACGGGCGTCAGAAGAAGAGGGCTGGGAGGTGGACGTGGAGGGTGTGGTGCTGGAGGAAAGGACCTAAGAAAATAGGAGGCAGAGGCTATGGTGGTTATCCATTTCACCAGAACACACAGACTGAGAGACATTGGAACAAACCAGTATGATGAGAATGATGTTCACGCTCCATTGGTTGCATTATTGTAAAGCGGCTTTGGGTTTTAGAAAAGTGTTATAAAAATGTGATGTATTATTATGGTCCAGGTTGAATGACTTGCCTGGTGAAGGAGTCTAGCTCTTTCCTCTTGAATGGAGAGCAAGCTCCGCCACTGGAACCTGAGTTTCCCGTACTGCCATTGGAGTCTCCTGAGGAGCCTGTCTTCCTTCAGGCCTCCTTGGCCATCCACAGCCCCAAGGGAGCCTCCCTCTCTGGGGCTACTCAGTGAGACCTGagataaagaggagaggagtgcctTTACCTCTCCCTCTGACAATCACGACCAAAGGCTTGAGTCTAGAGAGGAAAGGTTTGTCTGGAGAGCACTCCAAAAGACAGATCCATCTCAACATCTTCAAAGTAGAGGGATCATAGGGTAATTACATGGCATGTTTTTTCTCTTTAAATATTCATGGAATTTAGAATGATTTTCAGACGAGGGTGATTGGTGGGGTTTAAGTGTTTAATACCAGAACGTAAGAGACAACTGATTATTTATTTATGCGAAAGGGGGAAAATGTTTTTTGTTCTCTCATCTCCTTCCACTTACAGACATATATTTCTAGTTCTAGTTCTGAGTCAGATGCTCATCATCAGCAGAGCAACACTGCCACCTGCTGGACAGATATGGGACTGCTCCTTCAAATATGAGTGGATTTTATTCAGACAAAAATATATTTCGTTATAAGACTTATAAGACTTGTATAAGAACCTCACCGTGGGTGGGAGTGAGAGGATATCCAGCTCCAGGGATCTTGCTCTCAGCAGGGCCTCCAGCAGGCTCCCTGAAGACAGCACCCACCCAAACGCCACCAGCAGCTCTCGGCTCCCAACTTCACTCCTGGGACTGAGCCTGGCAGTCGTCACAACAATCCAGCTAGCACCGTAACCACACTGCCAGAGTGCCTCTCTCACATGGCTGTCTGCAAAGACACAATCACAATGATACATTGAAGACAGAGTATAAAATTGACATAATAGCTCAAATTGACACTACTCATACAGCACATGCACTCCTCCATAAACAATTACACTTACCCAAGTCTGAAAGTGTTGTGCAAGAACATTCCAGTAGCAGTGCTTTCAGAAGAACACTATGAAGGAGCTTCCAGAACTCCACCACCTGAAATACAGATTCCAAGGTAAGCAACCACCTGAtgactaaggtagataaacaaatATCCCTCCAGTCATATAGCAAAACTACGGTCACCTTCGTCCACCTGTCAAATTAGCCTTATAATTAGGGACAGTGTGTGTCGTTCATATAATATAGCTCTGGTCCAAGCACATGCGTCGTATTCAAATGCAGCCCCAATAACCGACGCGTGGACCAGAGTTTGGCGGAGAGCTCAAAAGtcgtttattttgtattattatgaaATGACAGCCTGCACAGACAGAGACATTTTTACCAGCACTAGCAACATCTGTACTTCGGCGAGTTACAAAAGTATATTGAATCCATTCACTAAACAGCGCACAGACAACTCGTTGTTGTCGTCGTGCGATGAACCAGAACCAGCTAGCTAATTTCCTAACTCACCACATCCTCTCCTTTGTTGAACTTGGCCCGTCTGAACGTTTCTGCACTAGGTACACACTCCAAGCCTAGTGAAAATAGAAGTTTACAAAGTGATTCAATCACTTCTTTAGCTTTGACACTCTTTTCACGTTGCATTTCAAGCTTTGTGGATAAGGCGATTCTTCAATTTGCCCGGTGACGCTAAAAACTTCCGGGTAGTACAGTCGTCATAGCTTCACCTCCGCATTTGGGTAAATCTGCACTTCTGATTGGGTAGTAAATATAACGTTAACTGACACTGGTCATATTCAACGAGTGTTTCGTTTTTGTGAATTCATCAGTTATGTTCTGGgaacaaaaggccactctaaaatgtgcagttttgtcacacaacacaatgccacagatgtctcacatTTTTAGGGTatgtgcaatttgcatgctgactacaggaatgtccaccagagctattgccagataattgaatgttctgaaacaaagctgaaaatgtcccagttcttccatggcctgaatactcaccagacatgtcccccATTGAGCAACTTGGGATGCTCTGGGTCGACGTGTATGACagggtgttccagttcccaccaatatccagcaacttcacacagccattgaaaagtgggaaaacattccacaggccacaatcaacagcctgatcaactcttatGTGAAGGAGTTGattcgcactgcatgaggcaaatggtggtcacaccagatactgactggttttctgatccacaccgcTACCTTtttaaggtacagtatctgtgaccaacagatgcatatctgtattctcagtcatgtgaaatccatagattagggcctaacacatgtatttcaattgactgatttccttatatgaactgtaactcagtaaaatctttgaaattgttgcatgttgagtttatatttttgttcagtatatttagctACTGTGCTGGACGCCTGGACCAAAACCATTTTCCTGGGTGGACTGCTGCTGTTGCAGCTACATTTCATAGATTTTATATGAACACTGCAGTAACAAGAATAGGTCTACTTATTGTTGGCTTATCAATGTATGCCTGAATGGATTACGCCATCAATCAGTGTATGCACATATTTATAATGCGCTCATGAAAGAACCCCAAAAGACATATAGTTAGACAATAGTTTTTAATGCAACATACCAAATTtcaacatttaaaatgtcatttaAAAAAATCATAAACATCTCAGTATGTATTCATTTTATACAAACATGCCTAATAATTTACAAATATAAGAAAAAAAATCACTTTACAAAACATTCATGTACTATTAGCTAAGACTAgagctatatatatatagatttaGTTATTCTTCCATCTTTTTAAAATACAGTATTCATTCATGCCCAGAAAACACTTCAAATTGTTCTCCCCTGGCCTTCACCCCGTTTTGTGTGCAACCTCATATTCCTCCTTCATGGCTGCATACAGGTCTGAAACGTACGTCCTTTATGCACGCAAGCCGAGTGTGAGTCAGGAATCATGTGAAAATAAGACCATCAGCACCCAtagaaaaatgtaaatgtattttttggAGTAGGGCATCAACAGGCACATAGCCTGCCTTGGTTGGTTgcttaaaaataaatacaaaatatctcgCTCACGAATGGGAATGTAACGTTGTCCCCAGGCtagagagctggctggtggacAAGACCAATGGGAATGTAACTTGTACCTTTTAGAATGTTTGTGTAGTTACCCCAGAGGAGGCTGTTTCATACAGTGACATACATACATGACATCAAATGTTGTAACTGTACTGCCTCTTTCGTATTACTTTTTATTTCATGACATCTATTGAGATGTAAAAGTATCAGCAATGTGCTTCTATGAGAGGTCATCTCCCAACCAGTGGAATTAGCTTATTCAACAtctaaaaagagagaaaaaatgaTAATAGGATATTGCCTGGTGGATTGATTCTCAATGATGCTGGTATAGAAACCATTTCAataaaaacattctaaaaacaacAACCTGTAAACTGTAAGAGATTAAATGGAATGTGTTAACTGTCTCCCTCGTCGTCATCATCCGCCTTGATCACTGGGTTCCctaaagaggagagagatggagaccaAAGCTGTTAGGCTCGTTGACACATCAATAGCAAAAACGACTGAAATAAGCAATGTGAAATGACAGCAGGCTGTTCTATACTGAGCCACACTATCTGAAGATCTGCTCAAAATAGTGTAGTTTGGATCAGCCCGATAGTCTGTAAGTAGCTTAGGATGACATCAATACAGTCCTAGGAATATTACATCCTATTAGAGAAAACAAATAGGATGTGGACTGTCTTACCATCTAGTTTCTTCAGCTTGGGCAGCCTCTTGGTGGCCTCTTCTATCCAGTTCCCCTCAGCTGAGTATTTCTCCTCCAGAGGGTTTCCCACAAACACCATGTCCACTAGGGATGGAAGGTCAGCTAGCTTCAGAAACTCAGCTGTAATGGAAAACCACAGTTGTAATGGCGACCATTAAACATGTTATCAGAATTGACTATATTCATGAGGCAGGCATCATAATGAGGATATTACCATTGTAATTACCACTGTTATTCCCATGGTACAATTCACTGAGGTGGGGCATTTTCTCCACAACACAGACACGGAAGTGACTGTGCATGCAACCACAAACATAGTGTAGTGTAGCTAacatcaaaatcaaatcacattttattggtcgtgtacacagtttagcaggtgttatGGCGGGTGctgtgaaatgcttatgttcctagttcctatcGATCAATGCAATaaatatcaacacacacacacaataataacaattttaaaacaatcacaaatttagtacagcagtagatatataaatagtatgtaaacattattaaagtgaccagtgttccatgactatgGCAACATGGCACACTCTTTGCCCATGGAAATTAAATCATTGCTTACCCCACTCCTTGACCAGGTTGTTGGACATGTAGAGAACCTTGAGCTTCTTCATAACATGAATTCCTTTGAGCTTCTCTATCAGGTTGTAGGAAATCCAGAGTTCTTCTAGCGTGTCACCAACAGC from Coregonus clupeaformis isolate EN_2021a chromosome 29, ASM2061545v1, whole genome shotgun sequence encodes the following:
- the dnal1 gene encoding dynein axonemal light chain 1 isoform X2, encoding MDASLSTLINCEKLSLSTNCIEKIANLNGLKNLRILSLGRNNIKNLNGLEAVGDTLEELWISYNLIEKLKGIHVMKKLKVLYMSNNLVKEWAEFLKLADLPSLVDMVFVGNPLEEKYSAEGNWIEEATKRLPKLKKLDGNPVIKADDDDEGDS
- the tedc1 gene encoding tubulin epsilon and delta complex protein 1 isoform X4 gives rise to the protein MQREKSVKAKEVIESLCKLLFSLGLECVPSAETFRRAKFNKGEDVVVEFWKLLHSVLLKALLLECSCTTLSDLDSHVREALWQCGYGASWIVVTTARLSPRSEVGSRELLVAFGWVLSSGSLLEALLRARSLELDILSLPPTVSLSSPREGGSLGAVDGQGGLKEDRLLRRLQWQYGKLRFQWRSLLSIQEERARLLHQVLSSSTTPSTSTSQPSSSDARHSMCSTALKKEVEGLQALSQLLEAYLEWKRQEPLFWCWMVVDSVVDSQLSDLREEDTVENMSPVHQVVNRCFPYSYKDKEGLERLDNMLLRLQTGLKDTHTRQLQAKSPGATATSQPPPAS
- the tedc1 gene encoding uncharacterized protein tedc1 isoform X3 — translated: MQREKSVKAKEVIESLCKLLFSLGLECVPSAETFRRAKFNKGEDVVVEFWKLLHSVLLKALLLECSCTTLSDLDSHVREALWQCGYGASWIVVTTARLSPRSEVGSRELLVAFGWVLSSGSLLEALLRARSLELDILSLPPTVSLSSPREGGSLGAVDGQGGLKEDRLLRRLQWQYGKLRFQWRSLLSIQEERARLLHQVLSSSTTPSTSTSQPSSSDARHSMCSTALKKDSVVDSQLSDLREEDTVENMSPVHQVVNRCFPYSYKDKEGLERLDNMLLRLQTGLKDTHTRQTRKAQSVLKDVEELEEIERRVALRLQGLAEPNTSTPTSFCCSYRPSLQGPQPLPNHHRHRRPGSVLLQACDGAVLPGRVSGTGTVRVQVQASSLIVELQQREGLLLGELGQMRQAKREQIQEKTASRLEGVGAVLIPPLPLKR
- the dnal1 gene encoding dynein axonemal light chain 1 isoform X1, with the protein product MAKPTTIKEALVKWEEKAGEKVGEAKAVKLYGQIPPIEKMDASLSTLINCEKLSLSTNCIEKIANLNGLKNLRILSLGRNNIKNLNGLEAVGDTLEELWISYNLIEKLKGIHVMKKLKVLYMSNNLVKEWAEFLKLADLPSLVDMVFVGNPLEEKYSAEGNWIEEATKRLPKLKKLDGNPVIKADDDDEGDS